One Leptospira wolbachii serovar Codice str. CDC genomic region harbors:
- a CDS encoding methyltransferase family protein: MLLEIGFVGILFIIYLVLWKTKRMIQKKRTGKDPEVIGKSKSNLQALMNILFKAITYYVILIIVIHALKLDLYGLNAQFDFLVGIEWDITGFVIGLIGLSFCLYAQIKMKNSWRVGIDENSKEELITDGIFSLVRNPTYLGLFLLNFGVWIIWPTHLVFYLNIVFVLLFEIQVRCEEDFLENLYGEDYKLYKEKSYRYLPFLY, translated from the coding sequence ATGTTATTAGAAATCGGTTTTGTTGGAATTTTATTTATAATTTATTTAGTTTTATGGAAAACTAAAAGAATGATTCAGAAAAAAAGAACTGGAAAAGATCCAGAAGTCATCGGGAAATCGAAATCGAATTTGCAAGCCTTAATGAATATTCTTTTTAAAGCGATAACCTATTATGTAATACTGATAATCGTAATTCATGCTTTAAAACTTGATTTATATGGGTTAAATGCTCAATTCGATTTCTTGGTTGGAATCGAATGGGATATTACCGGTTTTGTTATTGGGTTGATTGGTCTTTCTTTTTGTTTGTATGCACAAATAAAAATGAAAAATTCTTGGCGAGTCGGTATAGATGAGAATTCGAAAGAGGAATTGATTACTGATGGCATCTTTAGTTTAGTAAGAAATCCTACGTATCTTGGATTGTTTCTTCTGAATTTTGGTGTTTGGATTATTTGGCCGACTCACTTAGTTTTTTATTTAAACATTGTTTTTGTTTTGTTATTTGAAATACAAGTTCGTTGTGAGGAAGATTTTCTAGAAAACTTGTATGGAGAGGACTATAAGTTATACAAAGAAAAATCATATAGATACCTTCCTTTCTTATATTAG